A window from Acidobacteriota bacterium encodes these proteins:
- a CDS encoding carboxypeptidase regulatory-like domain-containing protein, with protein MRVSLAFTIVLLSASLSLAQTFRGGIQGAVTDQTAAALPGVTVTATNTGTGLVRSVQTDEAGNYVFTELPLGAYDVSASLMGFSTQTVKGVQVEASAIQRINLELRPGGLQESVEVIARAPLIETSGNTQGGTIEGAQAAEIPLNGRDFVKLLTLVPGTAGDPSGINDSPGSFGLFSINGNRGRSNNYLLDGTDMNDGYRNLPAINEAGVFGTPATVLPIDAVDEFPVLSGAEAEYGRNAGAVVNIVTKSGTNTASGSVYEYFRDDALGDRNAFNKAPAPKNEFRNNQFGGSLGGALKKDKTFFFAAYEGQRENGGLPGPARVPTNDEINAAIAANGGVVNPVVRGLLDRRPWPAPNQAPDANGNNLQATTLFNNRVDSALAKIDQHFGAADLLTVRYFFGDSDQSFPLGLLGGGFLPGYNTETPTTVHLLSGSYTHVVSSRLLFEVRGGLNRFDEDFFPEDGDFDPRSVGLNTVTNAQDFGLPLIRVSGYANAGANLSLPRGRVDSNYQAFTNATYTTGRHTLKAGYEFRRTTVDGFFDAGYRGRLDFDSLEDFIAGRLSGGRQARGDSRRFTFQNNHAFYAQDSFQANRNVTVNWGLRWDYYGVIGEEKDRFSVFDEASARVTPVTQLYDKDFNNFSPRLSVAWDLTGEAQTVVRAGYGLYYDAFSQDFFVGQLPWNTFNPGPAYNDIEFSFSPTGVIRSDAPVFEDDSFSASDVFTVDRNLRTPYVQMYSANLQQELGSRAAVQVGYVGSTGKSLFRYRDINQLDPATGGAPFPDFIYINQFESTARSRYNALQASLRVRGWRNVTSTLNYTLSKSMDTASDGQDYVPNASQPDDSRNPEAEWAPSNFDARHRLTWYFTWDLTPVTAGHWLTAGWSINGVVTLASGQPININYLFEDDFNGSGEYFGRPDLVGDPFQGTGGADRFLNLSAFAAPCTPNGEGGCAGGQHFGNLPRNAYYGPGFRNLDLSFVKNTALGDRARLQLRVDVFNVVNRTNYANPLLPNFAIDFLQNGIDPETNRGVGFLPLTATPDVAGGNPFLGGGGPRAVQVAARISF; from the coding sequence ATGCGCGTGTCGCTCGCCTTCACGATCGTCCTGCTATCTGCAAGCCTTTCACTCGCACAAACATTCCGCGGCGGCATTCAAGGCGCGGTGACGGATCAGACCGCGGCGGCGCTGCCCGGCGTGACCGTGACCGCGACCAACACGGGAACCGGCCTGGTCCGTTCGGTCCAGACCGACGAGGCGGGCAACTACGTCTTCACCGAGCTGCCGCTCGGCGCCTACGACGTCTCCGCCTCGCTCATGGGGTTCTCCACGCAAACCGTGAAGGGCGTGCAGGTTGAAGCGTCGGCGATCCAGCGCATCAACCTGGAGCTGCGGCCGGGCGGGCTGCAGGAATCGGTCGAGGTGATTGCGAGGGCGCCGCTGATCGAAACGAGCGGCAACACGCAGGGAGGAACCATCGAGGGGGCGCAGGCAGCCGAGATCCCGCTGAACGGGCGTGATTTTGTGAAGCTGCTCACACTTGTGCCGGGCACCGCGGGAGACCCGAGCGGCATCAACGACTCCCCGGGATCCTTCGGGCTCTTCAGCATCAACGGCAACCGCGGCCGCTCGAACAACTACCTCCTCGACGGCACGGACATGAACGACGGCTACCGGAACCTGCCGGCGATCAACGAGGCCGGCGTCTTCGGCACGCCCGCCACCGTGCTGCCCATCGACGCGGTGGACGAGTTCCCCGTCCTCTCCGGCGCCGAGGCCGAATACGGCCGCAACGCGGGCGCCGTCGTCAACATCGTCACCAAGTCGGGGACGAACACGGCGTCGGGCTCCGTGTATGAGTACTTCCGCGACGATGCGCTGGGGGATCGAAATGCGTTCAACAAGGCGCCGGCCCCGAAGAACGAGTTCCGCAACAACCAGTTCGGCGGGTCGCTCGGCGGCGCGCTGAAGAAGGACAAGACGTTTTTCTTCGCGGCCTACGAAGGGCAGCGGGAAAACGGCGGCCTGCCGGGCCCGGCCCGCGTGCCCACCAACGACGAGATCAACGCCGCCATCGCGGCCAACGGCGGCGTGGTCAATCCGGTCGTCCGCGGGCTGCTCGATCGGCGGCCGTGGCCGGCCCCCAACCAGGCGCCCGACGCCAACGGCAACAACCTGCAGGCCACCACGCTCTTCAACAACCGCGTGGACAGCGCCCTGGCGAAGATCGACCAGCACTTCGGCGCGGCCGACCTGCTCACCGTGCGCTACTTCTTCGGCGACAGCGATCAGAGCTTCCCGCTCGGCCTGCTCGGCGGCGGGTTCCTTCCCGGCTACAACACGGAAACGCCGACGACGGTGCACCTGCTGTCCGGGTCGTACACGCACGTGGTCTCGTCGAGGCTGCTGTTCGAGGTGCGCGGCGGCCTCAATCGGTTCGACGAGGACTTCTTTCCGGAAGACGGGGACTTCGACCCGCGCAGCGTCGGCCTGAACACCGTCACGAACGCGCAGGACTTCGGGCTGCCGCTCATCCGCGTCTCCGGGTACGCCAACGCCGGCGCCAATTTGTCGCTCCCCCGCGGGCGCGTGGACAGCAACTACCAGGCGTTCACCAACGCGACCTACACGACCGGCCGCCACACGTTGAAGGCCGGCTACGAGTTCCGGCGCACGACCGTGGACGGCTTCTTCGATGCCGGGTACCGCGGGCGGCTGGATTTCGACAGCCTCGAGGATTTCATCGCCGGCCGGCTCTCGGGCGGGCGCCAGGCGCGCGGCGATTCGCGCCGCTTCACGTTCCAGAACAACCACGCGTTCTACGCGCAGGACAGCTTCCAGGCGAACCGGAACGTGACGGTGAACTGGGGCCTGCGCTGGGATTACTACGGCGTCATCGGCGAGGAGAAGGATCGCTTCAGCGTGTTCGATGAAGCGTCGGCGCGCGTGACGCCGGTGACGCAGTTGTACGACAAGGACTTCAACAATTTCTCCCCGCGCCTGAGCGTTGCATGGGATCTCACCGGCGAGGCGCAGACCGTGGTGCGCGCCGGCTACGGGTTGTACTACGACGCGTTCTCGCAGGACTTCTTCGTCGGACAGCTTCCCTGGAACACGTTCAACCCGGGGCCGGCGTACAACGACATCGAGTTCAGCTTCTCGCCGACCGGCGTGATTCGTTCGGACGCGCCGGTGTTCGAGGACGACAGCTTCAGCGCGTCGGACGTCTTCACGGTGGACCGCAACCTGCGCACGCCGTACGTGCAGATGTACAGCGCGAACCTGCAGCAGGAGCTGGGGTCGCGCGCCGCCGTGCAGGTCGGCTACGTGGGATCGACCGGCAAGTCGCTGTTCCGGTATCGCGACATCAACCAGCTCGATCCGGCGACGGGCGGCGCGCCGTTTCCCGACTTCATCTACATCAACCAGTTCGAGTCCACCGCGCGGTCGCGCTACAACGCGCTGCAGGCGAGCCTGCGCGTGCGCGGGTGGCGCAACGTGACCTCGACGCTGAACTACACGCTGTCGAAGTCCATGGACACCGCGAGCGACGGGCAGGACTACGTGCCCAACGCCTCGCAGCCCGACGACAGCCGCAATCCCGAGGCGGAGTGGGCGCCGTCGAACTTCGACGCGCGGCACCGGCTGACGTGGTACTTCACGTGGGACCTCACGCCGGTGACCGCCGGCCACTGGCTCACCGCCGGCTGGTCGATCAACGGCGTCGTCACGCTCGCGAGCGGGCAGCCGATCAACATCAATTACCTGTTCGAGGATGACTTCAACGGCAGCGGCGAGTACTTCGGGCGCCCGGACCTGGTGGGGGATCCCTTCCAGGGGACGGGCGGCGCGGATCGGTTCCTGAATCTCTCGGCGTTTGCCGCGCCGTGCACGCCGAACGGCGAGGGGGGCTGCGCGGGCGGGCAGCACTTCGGCAACCTGCCGCGCAATGCGTACTACGGGCCCGGGTTCCGCAACCTGGACCTGTCGTTCGTGAAGAACACGGCGCTTGGCGATCGCGCGCGGCTGCAGCTTCGCGTGGACGTCTTCAACGTGGTGAACCGCACGAACTACGCCAACCCGCTGCTGCCCAACTTCGCGATTGACTTCCTGCAGAACGGGATCGATCCGGAGACCAACCGCGGGGTGGGGTTCCTGCCGCTGACCGCGACGCCGGACGTGGCCGGGGGCAATCCGTTCCTGGGGGGCGGCGGCCCGCGCGCCGTGCAGGTGGCCGCGCGCATCAGTTTCTGA
- a CDS encoding glycine cleavage system protein H, with protein MDALINVIENAAILVGGLAVRFAVAVVLLALLVSVLLPFLFAGEGVRQLWRRFAGFGSEGGLTWRRGTYYSPAHAWLRTRAGFVRLGLDDLAGRLLRRVDAVALPAVGTYVKEGDALLTVSAGPRGVVLPSPVEGVVARVNPRLGDTPQSLVDDPYGRGWLLEVDPASDSFRSMKHDEAARQWMHTEAVRLSLALERATGILAADGGELAVPSHLLISEEQRAALEQQFLRALTKV; from the coding sequence ATGGATGCCCTGATCAACGTCATCGAAAACGCCGCGATCCTGGTAGGCGGGCTTGCGGTGCGGTTCGCCGTTGCCGTGGTGCTGCTGGCGCTGCTCGTCAGCGTGCTGCTGCCGTTTCTCTTTGCGGGCGAAGGCGTCCGGCAACTGTGGCGGCGCTTCGCCGGTTTCGGCTCGGAGGGAGGGCTGACGTGGCGGCGCGGGACGTACTACTCCCCGGCCCACGCCTGGCTGCGCACGCGCGCGGGGTTCGTGCGGCTCGGGCTGGACGACCTCGCGGGGCGCCTGCTCCGGCGCGTGGACGCCGTGGCGCTCCCGGCCGTCGGGACGTACGTGAAGGAAGGCGACGCGCTGCTCACGGTGAGCGCCGGCCCACGCGGCGTCGTCCTCCCGTCGCCGGTGGAAGGCGTCGTGGCGCGCGTCAACCCGCGGCTCGGAGACACGCCGCAGTCGCTGGTGGACGACCCCTACGGGCGCGGCTGGCTCCTCGAGGTGGATCCGGCCAGCGACAGCTTCCGATCGATGAAGCACGACGAAGCGGCGCGCCAGTGGATGCACACCGAGGCGGTGCGCCTCTCGCTGGCGCTCGAGCGCGCCACCGGCATCCTGGCCGCCGACGGCGGAGAGCTGGCGGTGCCGAGCCACCTGCTCATCAGCGAGGAACAGCGGGCCGCGCTCGAACAGCAGTTCCTGCGGGCGCTCACGAAAGTGTGA
- a CDS encoding glycine cleavage system protein H, with translation MHDPYIAKGLEYLLGITFLVLFTGFWRYAIGGASVAERAAVRAERRLPLLDMFRVPEGVMFHPGHAWMRADAPGIATVGMDDFAQQLVGPIAALDLPPLGTAIEQGARGWRLKADSKSVDMVSPVTGRVVAINEAALGNPAAVNEDPFGRGWLMKVEAPRLVANTKQLLSGRAARDLMSSSWDELSALLSPQVGLVMHDGGAPVKGFARGVDAENWDAIARRFLRS, from the coding sequence ATGCATGACCCCTACATCGCGAAAGGCCTCGAATACCTGCTCGGCATCACGTTCCTGGTGCTGTTCACGGGCTTCTGGCGCTATGCGATCGGCGGCGCGAGCGTGGCGGAGCGCGCGGCCGTGCGCGCCGAGCGGCGGCTGCCGCTGCTCGACATGTTCCGCGTCCCCGAGGGGGTGATGTTCCACCCGGGGCACGCGTGGATGCGCGCCGATGCGCCGGGCATCGCCACGGTGGGCATGGACGATTTCGCGCAGCAGCTGGTCGGCCCGATCGCGGCGCTCGACCTGCCGCCGCTCGGCACGGCGATCGAGCAGGGAGCGCGCGGCTGGCGGTTGAAGGCGGACTCGAAGAGCGTGGACATGGTGTCGCCGGTCACCGGCCGGGTCGTCGCGATCAACGAGGCGGCGCTCGGCAACCCCGCGGCGGTGAACGAGGATCCGTTCGGCCGCGGATGGCTGATGAAGGTCGAGGCGCCGCGGCTGGTCGCCAACACCAAGCAGCTGCTGAGCGGCCGCGCGGCGCGCGACCTGATGTCGTCCTCGTGGGACGAGCTGTCGGCGCTGCTCTCGCCGCAAGTCGGCCTGGTGATGCACGACGGCGGCGCGCCCGTGAAAGGGTTCGCGCGCGGCGTGGACGCGGAGAACTGGGACGCCATCGCGCGCCGGTTCCTGAGGTCGTGA
- the hybB gene encoding Ni/Fe-hydrogenase cytochrome b subunit, protein MTEIAQTGWFNQKVLFGLGWRGYLRSLMTPWDAVFALILAIGIPVIVYRFAFGLATATNLTQATPWGIWIGIDMLSGIALAAGGFTIAAAVYLLGLEEYHPVVRPAVLTGFLGYLFAVFGLLADLGSPWRLWVPMVYSWGTRSIMFEVAWCVALYSAVLFLEFTPALFEWLGWRKFRAWALRLTTVLTVAGVLLSTLHQSSLGALFLMAEGKLHPLWYSPFIPLFFFVSAVTAGLSMVIVESSLSHRLFGSQASPEQPFDLDRLTVGLSRAAAVVLFAYFFLRLQGLLDSGRFDLLATAYGVWFLFEIAGFILVPSLLFAYGARNGRVRLLRATAAWTVLGVVINRLNVSVIAMSWRITPHYVPSGMEIVTTVTIITTGVLAFRWIVNRMPILHEESTHA, encoded by the coding sequence ATGACTGAGATCGCGCAGACCGGCTGGTTCAACCAGAAGGTCCTCTTCGGCCTGGGCTGGCGCGGATACCTTCGCAGCCTGATGACACCGTGGGACGCGGTGTTCGCGCTGATTCTCGCCATCGGGATTCCGGTGATCGTCTACCGCTTCGCGTTCGGCCTGGCGACGGCGACCAACCTCACGCAGGCCACGCCGTGGGGGATCTGGATCGGGATCGACATGCTGAGCGGCATCGCGCTGGCCGCCGGCGGCTTCACCATCGCCGCGGCGGTCTACCTGCTCGGCCTCGAGGAGTACCACCCGGTGGTCCGCCCGGCGGTGCTCACCGGGTTTCTCGGCTACCTCTTCGCCGTGTTCGGCCTGCTGGCGGACCTCGGCAGCCCGTGGCGGCTCTGGGTGCCGATGGTGTACTCGTGGGGCACGCGCTCCATCATGTTCGAGGTGGCGTGGTGCGTGGCGCTCTACTCCGCCGTGCTTTTCCTGGAGTTCACGCCCGCGCTCTTCGAGTGGCTCGGGTGGCGGAAGTTCCGGGCGTGGGCGCTGAGGCTCACGACCGTGCTGACGGTCGCGGGCGTGCTCCTCTCCACGCTCCACCAGTCATCGCTCGGCGCCCTGTTCCTGATGGCGGAGGGCAAGCTTCACCCGCTGTGGTACTCGCCGTTCATCCCGCTCTTCTTCTTCGTCTCGGCCGTCACCGCGGGCCTGAGCATGGTCATCGTGGAGTCGTCGCTGTCGCACCGGCTGTTTGGCAGTCAGGCCAGCCCGGAGCAGCCCTTCGATCTCGACCGCCTCACGGTCGGCCTCTCGCGCGCGGCAGCCGTCGTCCTCTTCGCGTACTTCTTCCTCCGGCTGCAGGGGCTGCTCGACTCCGGCCGGTTCGACCTGCTCGCCACGGCATACGGCGTCTGGTTCCTGTTCGAGATCGCCGGCTTCATCCTCGTGCCGTCGCTGCTCTTCGCCTACGGCGCGCGCAACGGGCGCGTCAGGCTGCTGCGCGCGACCGCCGCCTGGACGGTCCTCGGCGTCGTCATCAACCGGCTGAACGTGTCGGTGATTGCGATGAGCTGGCGGATCACGCCGCACTACGTGCCCAGCGGAATGGAGATCGTCACGACCGTCACGATCATCACGACCGGCGTGCTGGCGTTCCGCTGGATCGTCAACCGCATGCCCATCCTCCACGAGGAATCGACCCATGCATGA
- a CDS encoding 4Fe-4S dicluster domain-containing protein: protein MKLTRRTFFKVSAIGATAVAGAAAPAAASSLAPAGEDSRAVLVDTTRCVGCRSCEAACAEANRLPDPAMAGDERVFEAKRETDQRAFTVVNRYTVAKDDVRFIKTQCMHCVDPACVSACPARALEKTASGPVTYTGSRCLGCRYCMLSCPFGVPKFEYDKPVPYVKKCTFCAERQAQGLPPACADACPTGALSFGTRAALIEEAKLRIYQNPDQYVHHVYGEREVGGTSWLYIGDVDLDRLGLPGGLGETPRPALASTALGAVPLILTLWPPILMGLHAITKRRNDVKDDVAAGEARHD, encoded by the coding sequence ATGAAACTCACGCGACGAACCTTCTTCAAGGTCAGCGCGATTGGCGCGACGGCGGTGGCGGGCGCGGCGGCGCCGGCCGCCGCCTCCAGCCTCGCGCCTGCCGGGGAAGACTCCCGCGCGGTGCTCGTGGATACGACCAGGTGCGTCGGCTGCCGCTCGTGCGAAGCGGCGTGCGCGGAAGCCAACCGCCTGCCCGATCCCGCGATGGCCGGCGACGAACGCGTCTTCGAAGCGAAACGCGAAACCGATCAGCGAGCCTTCACCGTGGTGAATCGCTACACCGTTGCAAAAGACGACGTGCGGTTCATCAAGACGCAGTGCATGCACTGCGTGGACCCCGCGTGCGTGTCGGCGTGCCCCGCCCGGGCGCTCGAAAAGACGGCGAGCGGCCCCGTCACCTACACCGGCAGCCGCTGCCTGGGCTGCCGCTACTGCATGCTCTCCTGCCCGTTCGGCGTCCCGAAGTTCGAGTACGACAAGCCGGTGCCGTACGTGAAGAAGTGCACGTTCTGCGCGGAGCGCCAGGCGCAGGGCCTGCCGCCCGCCTGCGCGGACGCGTGTCCGACCGGCGCGCTCTCCTTCGGGACGCGCGCGGCGCTCATCGAGGAGGCGAAGCTGCGGATTTACCAGAACCCCGACCAGTACGTGCACCACGTCTACGGCGAGCGCGAAGTGGGCGGCACGAGCTGGCTGTACATCGGCGACGTGGACCTCGATCGGCTCGGGCTTCCGGGCGGGCTCGGCGAAACGCCGCGCCCCGCGCTTGCGTCGACCGCGCTTGGCGCGGTGCCCCTGATCCTCACGCTGTGGCCCCCAATCCTCATGGGCCTGCACGCCATCACGAAGCGTCGCAACGACGTGAAGGATGATGTCGCGGCCGGGGAGGCCCGCCATGACTGA
- a CDS encoding sigma-54-dependent Fis family transcriptional regulator, producing MSLPVPHILIVDDEEIVRESLSGWLEKDGYTVDTAPDGPTALERLRGGAWSILLVDLKMPGMDGLQVLEAARKLQPEAAVVMITAFATVETAVKAIKLGATDYLVKPFDPEELSVMIQRIVNQQSMVRENAILRKALRRDFAFHDIDIASRSAVMQRALDLARSAAHTSSTVLILGESGTGKELLARAIHAESDRRTGPFVAVSCAALTDTLLESELFGHEKGAFTGAASRRRGTFEAAHGGTLFLDEIGDISAKLQLDLLRVLEDRRFCRVGGNDPVAVDVRIISATNRDLRKAVDGGAFREDLYYRVNVIPVTLPPLRERREDIPLLVDILLERLAIELKRPIDGVARDAMALLMSYPFPGNIRELRNILERAIVVASGPTIHAADLNLQVASDAPDGSLESVERQHIARVLEQSHGNVSQAARILDIDRVTLYNKIKKYRLREPAGTA from the coding sequence ATGTCGCTGCCCGTCCCCCATATCCTGATTGTCGATGATGAAGAGATCGTCCGCGAGTCGCTCTCGGGGTGGCTCGAGAAGGACGGCTACACGGTCGACACCGCGCCCGATGGCCCGACGGCGCTCGAGCGGCTGCGCGGCGGCGCGTGGTCGATCCTGCTCGTGGATCTGAAGATGCCCGGCATGGACGGCCTGCAGGTGCTCGAGGCGGCGCGCAAGCTGCAGCCGGAGGCCGCCGTCGTCATGATCACCGCCTTTGCCACCGTCGAGACCGCGGTGAAGGCCATCAAGCTGGGCGCCACCGACTACCTCGTCAAGCCGTTCGACCCCGAGGAGCTGAGCGTGATGATCCAGCGGATCGTCAACCAGCAGTCGATGGTGCGCGAGAACGCGATCCTGCGCAAGGCGCTCCGCCGCGACTTCGCGTTCCATGACATCGACATCGCGAGCCGGAGCGCCGTCATGCAGCGCGCGCTCGACCTCGCGCGGTCCGCGGCCCACACCTCGTCCACCGTCCTCATCCTGGGCGAGAGCGGAACGGGCAAGGAGCTGCTGGCCCGCGCGATTCACGCCGAGAGCGACCGCCGCACCGGGCCGTTCGTCGCCGTCTCCTGCGCCGCGCTCACCGACACGCTCCTGGAATCCGAGCTGTTCGGCCACGAAAAAGGGGCGTTCACCGGCGCCGCCAGCCGCCGCCGCGGCACGTTCGAGGCGGCCCATGGCGGGACGCTGTTCCTCGACGAGATCGGCGACATCAGCGCGAAGCTGCAGCTGGACCTGCTGCGGGTGCTCGAAGACCGCCGCTTCTGCCGCGTCGGCGGCAACGACCCGGTCGCGGTGGACGTGCGCATCATCTCGGCCACCAACCGCGACCTGCGCAAGGCGGTGGACGGCGGCGCGTTCCGCGAAGACCTGTACTACCGCGTGAACGTCATCCCGGTCACGCTCCCGCCGCTGCGCGAGCGCCGCGAGGACATCCCGCTGCTGGTGGACATCCTGCTCGAGCGCCTGGCGATCGAGCTGAAGCGCCCGATCGACGGCGTCGCGCGCGACGCGATGGCGCTGCTCATGTCGTATCCCTTCCCCGGCAACATCCGCGAGCTGCGCAACATCCTCGAGCGCGCGATCGTTGTCGCCAGCGGACCGACGATCCATGCCGCCGATCTGAACCTGCAGGTCGCGAGCGACGCGCCCGACGGCTCGCTCGAGTCCGTGGAGCGACAGCACATCGCGCGCGTCCTCGAGCAATCGCACGGCAACGTGTCACAGGCGGCGCGGATCCTCGATATCGATCGGGTGACGCTGTACAACAAGATCAAGAAGTACCGGCTGCGCGAGCCGGCGGGAACGGCGTAG
- a CDS encoding peptidase M54 has translation MTIYVAWIGEGPEPPRLLDPAIAALQREFQMAARRAWIDERSPNAFDVRRQQHSSRVILEWLAGRMPADGAKLLGVTGMDLFIPVLTFVFGEAQLAGRVAVVSTARLREPPADALVRARLAKESVHEVGHTFGLVHCASSACVMARSPALAAVDLKQDRLCPDCRSRFRDLREQSYVAARPPYPDCR, from the coding sequence GTGACGATCTACGTCGCGTGGATCGGCGAGGGTCCGGAGCCGCCGCGGCTGCTGGATCCCGCCATCGCCGCGCTGCAGCGGGAGTTCCAGATGGCGGCGCGCCGCGCGTGGATCGACGAGCGGTCGCCGAATGCCTTCGACGTTCGACGGCAGCAGCACTCGTCGCGCGTCATCCTCGAGTGGCTTGCCGGGCGGATGCCGGCCGACGGCGCGAAGCTGCTCGGCGTCACCGGCATGGATCTGTTCATCCCGGTGCTCACCTTCGTCTTCGGCGAGGCGCAGCTCGCCGGCCGGGTCGCCGTGGTCTCGACCGCGCGGCTGCGCGAGCCGCCGGCCGACGCGCTCGTCCGCGCCCGGCTGGCCAAGGAGTCGGTCCACGAGGTGGGCCACACGTTCGGGCTCGTGCACTGCGCGTCATCCGCGTGCGTCATGGCGCGATCGCCGGCGCTCGCGGCCGTCGATCTGAAGCAGGACCGGCTGTGCCCGGACTGCCGGAGTCGATTTCGCGATCTCAGGGAGCAATCCTATGTCGCTGCCCGTCCCCCATATCCTGATTGTCGATGA
- a CDS encoding HAMP domain-containing protein, with the protein MPLSGLRWWDRLSVKVTAVIILATAIGGAIFLYLVLRAQQELLMQETVSNAAFLSDTLVRSLQRHMLRNERAELVGSLQAVASQPLMAELRLFDSQGLTQYSMDAAEIGRVASTREPTCAACHTNSHRPESLTPSARSRVIAHRSGRVLATVSPIYNAPACSSAACHAHPPQQRVLGLLEVGMSLSNVDGTLASLQRRTAEVAVITVLGLAMTVIVFTRRSLVQPVQQLVGGVRRVTHGDLKEPVPVSGSGEIAELARAFNEMEAALQEVRRQRLALLDGLEQQVQDRTAALRKAQEQMVQSEKLSSLGRLAASIAHEINNPLAGILTYAKLLVRTLEEAPPDEAQRAKIIGQLKLVERETQRCTAIVRNLLDFARERELKLTQVDVNAVLGETLFLINNQVKMQNIQLQSELGDVPPIEADFGQIRQALVNILINACDAMPSGGTLHIVSRNAGGSAEVAVRDTGTGIRPEHLKKVFDPFFTTRDKGTGLGLSVVYGIVERHGGTLKIDSTPGEGTTVTITLPPAVERVGDVSGAGLSGPSHAGVTCGAYLPGPPQHP; encoded by the coding sequence ATGCCTCTCAGCGGGTTGCGCTGGTGGGATCGCCTGAGCGTCAAGGTGACGGCGGTCATCATCCTTGCCACCGCAATCGGCGGCGCCATCTTCCTGTATCTCGTGCTGCGCGCGCAGCAGGAGCTGCTGATGCAGGAGACGGTGAGCAATGCCGCGTTCCTGAGCGACACGCTCGTCCGAAGTCTCCAGCGGCACATGCTCCGCAACGAGCGCGCCGAGCTCGTCGGATCGCTGCAGGCCGTGGCGTCGCAGCCCCTCATGGCGGAGCTGCGGCTGTTCGACTCGCAGGGGCTGACGCAGTACTCGATGGATGCGGCCGAGATCGGGCGCGTCGCGAGCACGCGCGAGCCGACGTGCGCCGCGTGCCACACCAACAGTCACAGGCCAGAGTCGCTGACCCCGTCGGCGCGCAGCCGCGTCATCGCGCACCGCAGCGGGCGCGTGCTGGCGACGGTCAGCCCGATCTACAACGCGCCCGCCTGCTCGAGCGCCGCGTGTCACGCGCACCCGCCCCAGCAGCGCGTCCTCGGCCTGCTCGAAGTGGGGATGTCGCTGTCGAACGTGGACGGCACGCTCGCCTCGCTGCAGCGCCGCACGGCGGAGGTCGCCGTGATCACGGTGCTCGGCCTCGCGATGACGGTGATCGTCTTCACGCGGCGCAGCCTCGTCCAGCCGGTGCAACAGCTGGTAGGCGGCGTGCGGCGTGTCACGCACGGGGACCTGAAGGAGCCCGTGCCCGTCAGCGGATCGGGGGAGATCGCGGAGCTCGCCCGCGCGTTCAACGAAATGGAAGCGGCGCTGCAGGAGGTCCGCCGCCAGCGGCTGGCGCTGCTCGACGGGCTCGAGCAGCAGGTGCAGGACCGCACCGCCGCGTTGCGCAAGGCGCAGGAACAGATGGTCCAGAGCGAGAAGCTCTCGTCGCTCGGCCGCCTGGCGGCATCCATCGCGCACGAGATCAACAACCCGCTCGCCGGGATCCTCACCTACGCGAAACTGCTCGTCCGCACGCTGGAGGAAGCGCCCCCGGACGAGGCGCAGCGCGCGAAGATCATCGGCCAGCTCAAGCTGGTCGAGCGCGAGACGCAGCGCTGCACCGCGATTGTCCGGAACCTGCTCGACTTCGCGCGCGAGCGCGAGCTGAAGCTCACGCAGGTGGACGTCAACGCCGTCCTCGGCGAGACGCTGTTCCTGATCAACAACCAGGTGAAGATGCAGAACATCCAGCTCCAGTCGGAGCTGGGCGACGTCCCGCCCATCGAAGCGGATTTCGGGCAAATCCGGCAGGCGCTCGTCAACATCCTGATTAACGCGTGCGACGCGATGCCCAGCGGCGGGACGCTGCACATCGTCTCGCGCAATGCCGGCGGATCGGCAGAGGTTGCCGTGCGCGACACCGGGACGGGGATCCGGCCCGAGCACCTGAAGAAGGTCTTCGATCCCTTCTTCACGACCAGGGACAAGGGCACCGGCCTGGGGCTCTCGGTCGTCTACGGCATCGTCGAGCGGCACGGGGGCACGCTCAAGATCGACAGCACGCCGGGAGAAGGCACGACGGTGACGATCACGCTGCCGCCGGCGGTGGAACGTGTGGGGGACGTGAGCGGCGCGGGCCTTTCAGGCCCGTCGCACGCGGGGGTCACCTGTGGGGCCTACCTTCCAGGTCCGCCACAGCACCCGTGA